The DNA segment GGATCAATTATGTCGGTGACCAAGACCCGGCAACCGAAACCTGTAATTCCGGTAAAAGAGATTAAGGCCAGTTATAATAGTCAGAACAATACGCTGACGTTAGAATTGAATAATGATACCCTGGGTCTCGTAGCCCGTAAAATCACGATGTTATCACAAAAAAATGTAGTTGTTCCAAGTACACTACTGGAAAAAAAAGTAACCGCTTTCTTTTCTGATGCTCCTTTTGAAACTGCTTTGGAAAAAATGGCATTTGCTAATGATCTGAAAGTGGTTAAGACGAACGATAATGTGTATGTTTTTGAGTCTTTGGCAGAAGGTGAAGAGTTATTCATAAATAGTGAGAAGAATACTTCGGTCAGAAGGAATCTCAAACCGTTAAATGTGGGTGGGAACTCTGCACCGGGGAATTTTAGAATTCAAAGCAGGACTGCTGAAGGGAAGAAACTGATCAGCATCGATGCGGTAAATGTTCCGATATTGGATGTGGTAAAGAATGCGGCTCAGGAGAACAATTCTAATTATTTTCTGTATTCAGACCTTAAGGGAAGCATTACTTCCAGAGTAAATGACATCAGCTTCGATCATTTGCTAACTTCCATTTTTCAGGGAACAGAGTATACCTACAGGGTAGAAAATGGGATCTACCTGGTTGGTGATCGAAAAATTGAGGGATTAAGATCCCATAGGTTGGTTCAGCTACAAAACCGTTCGATCGATACCATTCAGAATATGATTCCAACAGAATGGAGGAGAGGTGTGGAAATTAAGGAATTCAGAGAACAAAATACCATCCTTTTATCTGGTTCCTCTCCACAGATTACTGAAATAGAAGGTTATATCAAAAAACTGGATAAACTTGTCCCAATGATATTAATTGAGGTTACACTGATTGACATCCGGAAAGGAAAAAGCATAAAGACCGGAATTTCTGCAGGAGTATCAGATACGATGAAAACTGGAGGAACAGTGTTTCCCGGACTGAATTATACTTTCGGTGCCAATTCCATCAATAGCTTTTTGTCTATGCTCGGTCGGAACAACTCTATTAATCTGGGAAAGGTGACTCCTAATTTTTACGTCAAATTAAGTGCCCTGGAGAACAATAGTAATGTGGAAATCCGCTCAGTTCCTAAGCTCTCCACTTTAAACGGACATACTGCAAACCTTAGCATTGGAAGTAAAAGATATTATAGCACAAAAACACAAAATGTAATTCCATCACTAACCAGTCAGACTTTAATTACGCAACAGTTTACAGCAGTGGATGCGAATCTGGAAATAAAAATCAAACCTACTGTTTCAGGAGATGACCAGGTGACTTTAAAAATTAATGTGGATATATCTGATTTTATTGGTAACCCTCCTGATGACGCACCCCCACCAACTTCTACCAGTAAATTTGAATCTATTATCAGGATGAAAAATGAAGAAATGGTGGTCTTGGGAGGTTTGGAGCGGACAGAAAAGAGCGAAGGGGGAGAAGGAGTTCCATTTTTATCAAGAATACCAATTTTGAAATGGTTGTTTAGCAGCCGAAGTAAATCTGATAATAAAGTCGTTACCGTTGTATTTATTAAGCCAACGATCATTTATTAATATGAATACGGTTGTGAGTACTGGTGCAGAGATACATTTAAAGCCTGATGGAACATGTTTCGTTAGGCTGGTTAAACTTTCTTTGTCAAAAAAACTCGTACAGATTGAAACTAAGAAAGAGTATTCAGGAATCCTGTCGGAGGTTTTAACAAATGATATTTCCGGACCGTTAGCACTTACGATTACTGGTAAAGGATTGTTAATCAAAAAAACAGCAAGGTTAGAGCAGGTTACAGAACAGGGACTTCAGCATCTTTTTCCTCAAATGAAGTTATCTGAGTTTTATGTTCAGCATTTTCCTACAGGTGCTCATTCATTTATTACCATTATAAGAAAAGAGATTGTCGATGCGATTATCTCTGCCTTTAAAGTAAAGCAAGTAGATATACTCCTGTTAAGTCTTGGTCCTTTTGTAGTTGACCAGGTAATTCCTCAAATTAACTCGTATGGGGAGCAATTGAAATTTGATGGGCACCAGGTTACTTTTGATGGAGATAAAAACTGGCTGGAGTACTTATTTGCATTAGATGTAAAATCTGGATTTCCGCTGAAGATTGATATGGAACATATGCCGGAAAATTATCTGCTAGCCTATGCTTCTGCCTTTCAGCTGATGCTTCATGAGCAGCTGAACCTCATAGAAGTTCTGTCGGCTGAAATCAAACAAAATTTGGTTGATTACTCCGCGAAGTTGAAATTTAAGAAGTATGGAATGCTGATGCTTATGTTCTTCTTTGTCTTATTGATGATTAATTTTTTGGTGTTTAATTATTATAATTCGGACAATCAGGAGTTGATGAGTAAGGCTGGTCAGAAATCTTATGTTTTTGAGAACCGCCAAAAGTTGGAAGCAGATGTGAAGATAAAAGAAAACACGGTACAGAAATTAGGTTGGAACAAGGGGTATTCTTATGCTTATCTCTGTGATCAAATCGGACAAACTTTACCGAAGGAAATTAAGCTGGAGGAAATGCAGGTCAATTCACTATCGGGCACTGGTTCCGGGCTTTTGAAAGTGCCTCAGCTTGATAATGGAAGCATGAGAATAAAAGGAGAAACAAGCAGCATTTATGCAGTAAATAATTGGATTTATACCTTAAAGGAAAAACAATGGGTAAAAGAAGTGAAGCTGGAAAAATATATGACTGACGATCAAAAAGGAGCTCAGGTTTTTACATTGTTTTTAAGTTATTGATATGTTGCCTAAACTAAGTTATATCCAGAAGAATAAGCTGTTGCTGCCATCGTTGGGAATTGGTCTTTTGCTCAGTTGGTTCCTGGCTTTTAGTAAGACTTTCGATGCAATCACGCTTCATCGGAAATTGAATGCGGAGTCCGTTCAGGAAAACGATATCTCTTTTAATCCGGTTTATGTTCAGCGTAAACAAGCAGCACTCGATCGGATTTTAAAAGGATACCAGGTGGGAGAAGAATGGAGTGATCTGTTGTGGATGCGCGGATCTGAAATTGC comes from the Pedobacter sp. FW305-3-2-15-E-R2A2 genome and includes:
- a CDS encoding type II and III secretion system protein — its product is MKTLKINTFRFIFTTVCILSVFLQVNVTNAQGTADSERDRLVENRLRNLAITVPGLNQKVQMNVSNVSVQEFLRALAQANNLNINIDPNLDFKIYNNFTNETALNVLIFLSKEHALDINLVGSIMSVTKTRQPKPVIPVKEIKASYNSQNNTLTLELNNDTLGLVARKITMLSQKNVVVPSTLLEKKVTAFFSDAPFETALEKMAFANDLKVVKTNDNVYVFESLAEGEELFINSEKNTSVRRNLKPLNVGGNSAPGNFRIQSRTAEGKKLISIDAVNVPILDVVKNAAQENNSNYFLYSDLKGSITSRVNDISFDHLLTSIFQGTEYTYRVENGIYLVGDRKIEGLRSHRLVQLQNRSIDTIQNMIPTEWRRGVEIKEFREQNTILLSGSSPQITEIEGYIKKLDKLVPMILIEVTLIDIRKGKSIKTGISAGVSDTMKTGGTVFPGLNYTFGANSINSFLSMLGRNNSINLGKVTPNFYVKLSALENNSNVEIRSVPKLSTLNGHTANLSIGSKRYYSTKTQNVIPSLTSQTLITQQFTAVDANLEIKIKPTVSGDDQVTLKINVDISDFIGNPPDDAPPPTSTSKFESIIRMKNEEMVVLGGLERTEKSEGGEGVPFLSRIPILKWLFSSRSKSDNKVVTVVFIKPTIIY